One segment of Castanea sativa cultivar Marrone di Chiusa Pesio chromosome 3, ASM4071231v1 DNA contains the following:
- the LOC142628343 gene encoding protein AGENET DOMAIN (AGD)-CONTAINING P1-like, with amino-acid sequence MSITKEVKASDATAQKMFSKGTLVEVSSDDDGFEGAWFAANIVKTVGKDKFLVQYQSLRTDDDSGFLREEFDTLHIRPCPPETLVVDRFSLFEEVDALYNDGWWVGVISKVLGGSKYLVYFRDTDEEIEFKHSDLRPRQDWIDGKWIMASQALMKLLYL; translated from the exons ATGTCAATCACAAAGGAGGTGAAGGCTAGTGACGCAACAGCACAAAAAATGTTCAGCAAGGGGACACTAGTTGAGGTTAGCAGTGATGATGATGGTTTTGAAGGTGCTTGGTTTGCTGCAAATATTGTTAAAACAGTGGGAAAGGACAAGTTCCTTGTCCAATACCAGAGCCTGAGGACTGATGATGATTCAGGCTTTCTGAGAGAAGAGTTTGATACCCTGCATATTAGGCCATGTCCACCAGAAACTCTTGTTGTTGATCGTTTCAGTCTTTTTGAAGAAGTTGATGCTTTGTACAATGATGGGTGGTGGGTGGGTGTGATTTCTAAGGTTCTTGGTGGCTCAAAATATTTGGTTTACTTTAGGGACACGGATGAGGAAATAGAGTTTAAGCATTCTGACCTAAGGCCACGTCAGGACTGGATTGATGGAAAATGGATTATGGCTTCCCAG GCTCTGATGAAGTTGCTTTACTTGTGA